A genomic segment from Paenibacillus sp. FSL K6-1096 encodes:
- a CDS encoding NAD(P)/FAD-dependent oxidoreductase, whose protein sequence is MSDLLIIGGGPAGMFAAFYGGMRQASVTLIESMPQLGGQLAALYPEKYIYDVAGFPKVTGQELVDNLSRQMELFQSDIRLEEKVVSVVKEDERHFIVTTDKAEYHSKAIIITAGVGAFEPRRLELPEAQRFEKANLHYFVSDLNAYKGKKVLISGGGDSAVDWALMLEPIAEQVTLIHRRDKFRAHEHSVEQLMASKVNVITPSEITALHGEEFITKVTLSHIKTKETQEIEVDSVIVNFGFVSSLGPIAEWGIDIEGNSIVVDSRMETSIPGIFAAGDITTYPGKLKLIAVGFGEAPTAVNNAKVYIDPDAKLSPGHSSNLKL, encoded by the coding sequence ATGAGCGATCTGCTTATTATAGGCGGAGGACCAGCCGGTATGTTTGCCGCTTTTTACGGCGGTATGCGCCAGGCTTCAGTAACCCTTATTGAAAGTATGCCCCAGCTCGGAGGGCAGCTTGCTGCTCTGTATCCCGAGAAATATATTTACGATGTAGCCGGCTTCCCGAAGGTTACCGGACAGGAGCTGGTCGATAACCTCTCCCGGCAGATGGAGCTGTTCCAGTCGGATATCCGTCTGGAGGAGAAGGTCGTCTCTGTCGTGAAGGAGGATGAACGCCATTTCATCGTCACTACCGACAAAGCGGAATACCACAGCAAGGCGATCATCATTACCGCAGGCGTAGGCGCATTCGAGCCGCGCCGTCTGGAGCTTCCTGAAGCCCAGCGCTTCGAGAAGGCCAATCTGCATTATTTCGTCAGCGACCTTAATGCTTACAAGGGCAAGAAGGTGCTGATCAGCGGCGGCGGCGATTCCGCTGTGGACTGGGCGCTGATGCTTGAGCCGATCGCTGAACAGGTCACCCTGATTCACCGCCGGGACAAATTCCGCGCGCATGAGCACAGCGTTGAGCAGCTGATGGCCTCCAAGGTCAATGTAATTACACCATCCGAGATTACCGCACTGCATGGGGAAGAGTTCATCACCAAGGTGACCCTGTCCCATATCAAGACCAAAGAAACCCAGGAGATCGAAGTAGACAGCGTAATTGTCAATTTCGGCTTTGTCTCTTCCCTCGGACCGATTGCCGAGTGGGGCATCGATATCGAAGGCAATTCCATTGTCGTAGATTCCCGCATGGAGACAAGCATTCCCGGTATCTTCGCCGCCGGCGACATCACCACTTATCCGGGCAAGCTGAAGCTGATTGCCGTCGGATTCGGAGAAGCGCCTACGGCTGTGAATAACGCCAAGGTCTATATTGACCCGGACGCGAAGCTGTCCCCGGGACACAGCAGTAACCTCAAACTCTAG
- the sda gene encoding sporulation histidine kinase inhibitor Sda — protein MVELSDEMLLDSYHRAIELHLEHDFIALLLAEIRKRNLHSPVDAVLH, from the coding sequence ATGGTTGAATTGTCGGATGAGATGCTGCTGGATTCCTATCACAGAGCAATAGAGCTGCATTTGGAGCATGATTTCATCGCTCTCTTACTCGCTGAGATTCGCAAACGGAACTTACACTCTCCAGTCGATGCGGTTCTGCATTAG
- a CDS encoding YheC/YheD family protein, whose product MAGRELASKLLKTAALLSDSRVAGYIPSTREYSAAGLSAMLGRYGNVVIKPVVGGGGYGVIKVFRDQRGYGFTYMHNTRIYRDFTTMRQALDRFKVKRKYLIQQGISLARISGRPIDYRVKVVKNGDHWEFRSMVGRVARPGLFVTNLCKGGTMLSCRHGLRRSLPRINTSAKKAEMRNLTLVCIELMERHFPGIGQLGFDYAVDQRGKIWILEVNTRPK is encoded by the coding sequence ATGGCGGGGAGAGAACTGGCAAGCAAGCTGCTCAAAACAGCGGCGCTGCTTAGCGATTCACGGGTGGCCGGTTACATCCCGAGCACACGGGAATATAGTGCAGCCGGATTATCCGCAATGCTGGGGCGATATGGCAATGTTGTGATTAAGCCTGTGGTAGGCGGCGGGGGCTACGGGGTCATCAAGGTTTTCCGGGACCAGAGGGGATACGGCTTTACCTATATGCATAATACGCGTATCTACAGGGATTTCACGACCATGCGTCAGGCGCTGGACCGGTTCAAGGTGAAACGGAAGTATCTGATCCAGCAGGGCATATCCCTGGCGCGGATCTCCGGGCGGCCGATTGATTACCGGGTAAAGGTGGTGAAGAACGGCGATCACTGGGAGTTCCGCTCTATGGTAGGGAGAGTTGCGCGGCCGGGCTTGTTCGTTACGAATCTCTGCAAGGGGGGAACGATGCTGAGCTGCCGCCACGGGCTGAGAAGATCGCTGCCGAGGATCAATACTTCTGCCAAAAAAGCGGAGATGCGCAATCTCACACTGGTCTGTATTGAGCTGATGGAGCGGCATTTTCCGGGAATCGGCCAGCTGGGCTTTGACTATGCTGTCGATCAACGGGGAAAAATCTGGATTCTTGAGGTTAATACCCGGCCGAAATAA
- a CDS encoding O-antigen ligase family protein: protein MSKPVYGKQAAAVKAVEKPPGAAWGLCAAFLLFLGWSAFQIGLFNGMTADFEKPIYVAALLSCLLLLAAAVLYFRTFKLESQRDLLTVAAVLLPVTYALSLFGAASRYMAMNMLFTQFTYAAVFIISIVLLRHKRLNSAVQHSVLALAYLIVGFGLLNWLGSGELAGSLVGWFSKTVINGIYNAAVMTDSNGLRLTSIFQYANTYAAFLMAFLFVAVFALIRSRKWAGQLLHGFMLVPIIVSLLLTLSRGGLVLLPVVFILLLLFLKPVQQILWIVHLAIAGLCSLLITSPVTRLGLELNTEFTSSAALRGWGYLLGASACAAVLCLVVQRYLAPWLSRKLGRLEARRMSGLWIPAASVAGVAIIAFLFIGTSARNILPANIGTRLENINFRQHSVLERFTFYKDAMKVVKDYPVLGAGGGGWATLYEHYQNNPYLSRQVHNFFLQYLIEVGILGFLVFMGFILFIFYKFSRGYLKRETDDYSNGFFYLIIALSILVHSLLDFNLSYAFMGMLVFLALGGMAVAMESKPLRLQWNKLWIRAGYFTVLGVGTGYLLFLSLGYIRSSSEAYAAKKLIQVSQSYEEIKAPLVKALSSRPYHPESALYLSLLDQKVYEQTKNEQFLDEAYTVLTRALKDEPSNKELLTQLAGYYDLKGESDAAYQVYLNNADKFMWDINWYAGLISRASLLGQEAYSKQDEAGQQTYFASALAAYRHVTDGIAHLKSLPPEQLQGREFFVTPTIGLNIGRVHLLSGDKDAAAAAVKQGFTGGYEDLTDSGSLWTTAWYNGVMARSQELGAAALQRSLEAASEGKLELKDQEALNKKRYFKTGLDAYTYAIADRDAQQQGVTVTPEILLNTGKIQYLSEDMQAAEATLKQGLSEDYSNPVNRELARWLLAVQQRMQSAQDQTVYQKLTAADPEEAARINEVAGMPL from the coding sequence GTGTCAAAACCTGTATACGGCAAACAGGCGGCGGCTGTCAAAGCGGTGGAGAAGCCTCCGGGAGCGGCTTGGGGACTCTGCGCTGCGTTCCTCCTGTTCCTGGGCTGGTCTGCTTTTCAGATCGGATTGTTCAACGGAATGACGGCGGATTTCGAGAAGCCGATTTATGTTGCCGCATTATTAAGCTGTCTGCTCCTGCTGGCCGCTGCCGTCCTCTATTTCCGAACCTTCAAGCTGGAGAGTCAGCGTGACCTGCTCACCGTAGCGGCCGTTCTGCTTCCTGTAACCTATGCACTGTCGTTATTCGGCGCTGCTTCCCGGTATATGGCGATGAACATGCTGTTCACCCAGTTTACCTATGCCGCAGTATTCATCATCAGTATCGTTCTGCTTCGGCACAAGCGGCTGAATTCCGCCGTCCAGCATAGCGTGCTGGCCCTCGCTTACCTGATCGTCGGGTTTGGGCTATTGAACTGGCTCGGAAGCGGGGAGCTGGCCGGCAGTCTGGTGGGCTGGTTCTCAAAGACCGTAATTAACGGCATATATAACGCTGCGGTAATGACCGACTCGAACGGCCTGCGCCTGACTTCCATTTTTCAGTATGCCAATACATATGCAGCGTTCCTGATGGCGTTTCTGTTCGTGGCCGTCTTCGCGCTGATCCGCTCCCGCAAGTGGGCTGGACAGCTGCTGCACGGCTTCATGCTGGTGCCAATCATCGTCTCGCTGCTGCTTACCTTATCCCGTGGCGGACTCGTGCTGCTGCCGGTAGTCTTCATCCTCCTGCTGCTCTTCCTGAAGCCGGTGCAGCAGATTCTGTGGATTGTCCATCTCGCCATTGCCGGCCTGTGCTCTCTGCTGATCACAAGCCCGGTCACGCGGCTGGGCCTGGAGCTGAATACAGAGTTCACCTCGTCCGCCGCCCTCAGGGGCTGGGGCTATCTGCTGGGAGCATCAGCCTGTGCAGCCGTGCTCTGTCTGGTAGTCCAGCGTTACCTGGCGCCTTGGCTGAGCCGCAAGCTCGGCAGACTGGAAGCCCGCCGCATGAGCGGATTATGGATTCCGGCCGCGTCTGTGGCTGGCGTCGCGATCATCGCCTTCCTGTTCATCGGCACCAGTGCACGCAATATTCTCCCGGCGAATATCGGAACACGGCTGGAGAATATCAACTTCAGGCAGCATAGTGTTCTGGAGCGTTTTACCTTTTATAAGGATGCCATGAAGGTCGTCAAGGATTACCCGGTACTGGGCGCGGGCGGCGGCGGCTGGGCCACACTCTATGAGCATTATCAGAACAACCCTTATCTCAGCCGCCAGGTGCATAACTTTTTCCTGCAATATCTGATTGAAGTCGGCATTTTAGGCTTTCTGGTGTTCATGGGCTTCATTCTATTCATCTTCTACAAGTTCAGCAGAGGCTACCTGAAACGGGAGACGGATGACTACAGCAACGGATTCTTCTATCTTATCATCGCCTTGTCGATTCTCGTTCACAGCCTGCTGGATTTCAACCTCAGTTATGCGTTCATGGGGATGCTCGTATTCCTCGCTCTTGGCGGCATGGCTGTGGCGATGGAGAGCAAGCCGCTCCGCCTTCAGTGGAACAAGCTGTGGATCAGAGCGGGCTATTTCACAGTACTCGGAGTCGGCACGGGCTACCTGCTCTTCCTGTCGCTGGGGTACATCCGGTCAAGCTCTGAGGCTTATGCCGCCAAGAAGCTGATCCAAGTGAGCCAGTCCTATGAAGAGATCAAGGCTCCTTTGGTAAAAGCACTCAGCTCCCGCCCATACCATCCAGAGTCGGCGTTGTACCTGTCCCTGCTGGATCAGAAGGTGTATGAGCAAACTAAGAACGAGCAGTTCCTTGACGAGGCCTATACGGTATTGACCCGTGCGCTGAAGGACGAGCCGTCCAACAAAGAGCTGCTGACCCAACTCGCCGGCTACTATGACCTGAAGGGCGAGAGTGATGCTGCCTATCAGGTTTATCTGAACAATGCGGACAAGTTTATGTGGGATATCAACTGGTATGCCGGGCTGATCAGCCGCGCTTCGCTCCTTGGACAGGAAGCTTACTCCAAGCAGGATGAGGCCGGGCAACAGACGTATTTCGCTTCCGCACTCGCTGCCTACAGACATGTAACGGACGGCATTGCCCATTTGAAAAGCCTCCCGCCCGAGCAGCTTCAGGGCCGTGAATTCTTCGTTACACCTACGATCGGCCTGAACATAGGGAGAGTACACCTCCTGTCGGGAGACAAGGACGCGGCGGCCGCTGCTGTGAAGCAGGGCTTCACGGGCGGATACGAGGATCTGACCGACAGCGGAAGCCTATGGACAACCGCCTGGTACAACGGGGTGATGGCCCGGTCGCAGGAGCTGGGAGCCGCAGCCCTGCAGCGTTCGCTGGAAGCGGCGTCCGAGGGCAAGCTGGAGCTCAAGGACCAGGAGGCGCTTAACAAGAAACGGTATTTCAAAACCGGACTGGATGCGTATACCTACGCCATTGCAGACCGGGATGCACAGCAGCAGGGAGTCACTGTAACACCTGAAATACTGCTGAATACCGGTAAAATCCAGTATCTGTCGGAGGACATGCAGGCCGCGGAAGCCACCCTGAAGCAAGGCTTAAGCGAGGACTACAGCAACCCTGTTAACCGCGAGCTTGCCCGCTGGTTGCTTGCCGTGCAGCAGCGGATGCAGAGCGCCCAGGATCAGACGGTCTATCAGAAGCTGACCGCTGCTGACCCGGAAGAAGCGGCAAGAATTAATGAAGTGGCGGGGATGCCTCTGTAA
- a CDS encoding GNAT family N-acetyltransferase translates to MEFETARLVIREFTSEDVGQVHEYASDPAVVTHSIWGSNSLEDTREYIRHTLDLQQEEPRQGFEYAVVLKENGRLIGGCGLHITGAGQGEIGYCFNRSYWGQGYASEAAAVLLDLGFHTLGLHRIYATCRPENIGSARVMQKIGMIYEGHLRGHMYHKEKWMDSYQYSILEGEYRGLNPSAGL, encoded by the coding sequence ATGGAATTTGAAACCGCACGGCTGGTGATCAGAGAGTTTACCTCAGAGGATGTAGGACAGGTTCATGAGTATGCGTCCGATCCGGCTGTAGTGACACATTCGATATGGGGGTCGAATTCACTGGAGGATACCCGTGAATATATCCGCCATACGCTGGATTTGCAGCAGGAGGAGCCGCGCCAGGGCTTCGAGTATGCGGTGGTTCTGAAGGAGAACGGGCGGCTGATCGGAGGCTGCGGTCTGCACATTACCGGAGCAGGGCAAGGGGAGATTGGCTACTGCTTCAACCGGTCGTACTGGGGGCAGGGCTATGCGAGCGAGGCAGCTGCTGTGCTGCTGGACTTGGGCTTCCATACGCTTGGGCTGCACCGCATCTATGCCACCTGCCGCCCGGAGAATATTGGCTCGGCCCGGGTGATGCAGAAGATCGGGATGATCTACGAGGGTCATCTGCGGGGACATATGTATCATAAAGAGAAGTGGATGGACTCCTATCAATATTCGATTCTGGAGGGGGAGTATAGGGGGCTGAATCCGAGTGCCGGGCTGTAG
- a CDS encoding DinB family protein gives MQKLFEYNWQVRKDWFDWCSKVDKEELMKPRTGGLGYILPTLYHIVAVEYGWICGGIQERAIDIPAFEEVASLELVQDFSARCHAELAPFVYGWSEELEERIMVDITDEGEREPHPYGEVMRHVIAHEIHHIGQLSVWAREIGQQPVTANLIGRGLFER, from the coding sequence ATGCAGAAGCTATTTGAGTATAACTGGCAAGTGCGCAAGGACTGGTTCGACTGGTGCAGCAAGGTGGACAAGGAAGAGCTGATGAAGCCGCGCACCGGCGGCTTAGGCTATATCCTGCCCACGCTGTATCACATTGTAGCGGTTGAGTACGGCTGGATCTGCGGCGGCATTCAGGAGAGAGCCATTGACATTCCAGCGTTCGAGGAAGTCGCGAGCCTGGAGCTTGTGCAGGATTTCTCCGCCCGCTGCCATGCGGAGCTGGCTCCGTTTGTCTATGGCTGGTCGGAGGAGCTGGAGGAGCGGATTATGGTTGATATAACGGATGAAGGGGAACGCGAGCCCCACCCCTACGGGGAAGTGATGCGGCATGTGATCGCCCATGAGATTCATCATATTGGCCAGCTCTCGGTATGGGCACGGGAGATCGGCCAGCAGCCGGTGACGGCGAACCTGATCGGCAGAGGATTGTTTGAGAGATAG
- a CDS encoding VOC family protein, with protein sequence MSLLKWDHLVHYVNDLNQPVQLFAEHGLTAFRGGSHKDWGTYNALSYFGLTYLEFLGIENLELARATKHNVVVRDAVTLLPEHEVLSRVVLRTDDIEAVEAQLRQAGLLLSPIIDGRRLDNLGRLIEWRMMTIDGDFQGLPYPFIIQWNERDEQRLDSLNSAGINRPHPAGQVEVVSAGFRVSDPAAAASHWSELFGLPVSAPADGSDGSYSLKAGDQTFEFTPGEENRLSRIVFRTDSPQLKGQTLTVGEGEYVFE encoded by the coding sequence ATGAGCCTGCTCAAATGGGATCATCTGGTGCACTACGTCAACGATCTGAACCAGCCGGTGCAGCTCTTTGCAGAGCATGGCCTGACGGCCTTCCGGGGCGGGTCGCATAAGGATTGGGGAACCTATAACGCCCTCAGTTACTTCGGGCTGACCTATCTTGAATTCCTCGGCATCGAGAACCTGGAGCTGGCACGGGCGACCAAGCATAATGTGGTGGTGAGAGATGCCGTTACGCTTTTGCCGGAGCATGAAGTGTTAAGCCGGGTGGTGCTGCGCACGGATGATATTGAAGCGGTTGAAGCACAGCTGAGACAGGCGGGCTTGTTATTATCGCCGATCATTGACGGCCGGCGTCTGGATAACCTTGGGCGTTTAATCGAATGGCGGATGATGACCATTGACGGTGACTTCCAGGGACTGCCCTATCCGTTCATTATCCAGTGGAACGAGCGGGATGAGCAGCGGCTGGACAGTCTGAACAGTGCCGGAATCAACCGCCCTCACCCGGCAGGCCAGGTGGAGGTCGTCAGTGCAGGCTTCCGGGTCAGCGATCCGGCGGCTGCCGCCAGCCACTGGAGTGAATTGTTTGGTCTTCCGGTGAGCGCGCCTGCGGACGGTTCGGATGGCAGCTACAGTCTTAAGGCCGGAGACCAGACGTTTGAGTTCACGCCAGGGGAGGAGAACCGGCTCAGCCGGATCGTGTTCCGCACGGATTCCCCTCAGCTGAAGGGACAGACGCTGACGGTTGGCGAAGGCGAGTACGTGTTTGAATAA
- the proC gene encoding pyrroline-5-carboxylate reductase, which translates to MTKGKIHFIGGGQMAEAIIRACLAGGTLAAGQISVADIHEGRLQLLKSKYNVDTESTQQEALSAAELIVIAVRPQDDLAALGAQVKEYAAPAAVIVSIVAGVTIAQLGDYFGAERPIVRVIPNTLTDTGYGYSGVALNAAASLDQVEAFLLGFGKVQVLEESYIDIFTGFGVAGPNYIYYFIESFTDAGVLAGLPREQAWKVALENMRGAVAMLEQTGLHPRQLLDINNSPGGVGMHGLYELNNSDFAAGLQRSVLAAVKRTTELGVKK; encoded by the coding sequence GTGACGAAGGGCAAGATTCATTTCATTGGCGGCGGGCAGATGGCGGAAGCGATCATCCGGGCCTGCCTGGCAGGCGGTACGCTGGCTGCCGGTCAGATCAGTGTAGCGGATATTCATGAGGGACGGCTTCAGCTATTAAAAAGCAAATATAACGTAGACACGGAGAGTACGCAGCAAGAGGCCCTCTCCGCCGCCGAACTGATCGTTATCGCTGTCCGGCCGCAGGATGATCTGGCTGCACTTGGAGCACAGGTCAAGGAATATGCTGCACCGGCTGCTGTCATTGTATCCATTGTTGCAGGGGTTACCATTGCCCAGCTGGGAGATTATTTCGGAGCGGAGCGTCCGATTGTCCGGGTCATTCCGAATACTCTGACGGACACTGGTTACGGGTACAGCGGTGTAGCGCTGAATGCCGCCGCCTCCCTTGATCAGGTGGAAGCATTCCTGCTGGGCTTCGGCAAGGTGCAGGTTCTGGAAGAGTCTTATATTGATATCTTTACCGGCTTCGGGGTAGCCGGACCGAATTATATCTATTACTTCATTGAGTCGTTCACAGATGCCGGCGTGCTGGCCGGACTGCCGCGCGAGCAAGCCTGGAAGGTTGCGCTGGAGAATATGCGTGGGGCAGTGGCGATGCTGGAGCAGACCGGACTGCATCCGAGACAGCTGCTGGACATCAATAACTCCCCAGGCGGGGTTGGGATGCACGGATTGTACGAGCTGAACAACAGTGACTTCGCGGCCGGATTGCAGCGGAGCGTATTGGCAGCTGTGAAGCGGACTACAGAGCTGGGAGTGAAGAAATAA
- a CDS encoding MetQ/NlpA family ABC transporter substrate-binding protein, with translation MRKLLAVLLISAMAVLAACGNNKEAASSGDKKELTVGFGVGTYEEQFRQSILPILEGKGYTVDIKTFSQNMQVNPAMKEGSIDASIFQSTAYMEAINKEISADMVGIAYVPGAPQGLYSVNHTTLDDAKDGTTVAIPNDPVNQERALRILEELGWIKIKEGAGVADFNVNSVEPDKYKIDLKVLDPAQILVSLQDVDYGVVNGNYIANSPDHKITDALKIENTPMQHRIIVSVNKKDQDTQWAKDLKAAYESKEFEEYILGQEKYAGFILPEAWANN, from the coding sequence ATGAGAAAATTACTTGCAGTTCTACTGATTAGCGCGATGGCGGTGCTGGCAGCCTGCGGCAACAACAAGGAAGCGGCAAGCTCCGGGGACAAGAAAGAGCTTACGGTCGGGTTCGGGGTCGGTACCTATGAGGAGCAGTTCCGGCAATCCATTCTCCCGATTCTGGAAGGAAAGGGTTATACTGTAGATATCAAAACCTTCTCGCAGAATATGCAGGTCAACCCGGCCATGAAGGAAGGCTCGATTGACGCGAGCATCTTCCAGAGTACGGCCTACATGGAAGCGATCAACAAGGAGATCAGTGCCGATATGGTGGGCATTGCCTATGTTCCAGGCGCTCCGCAGGGGCTGTATTCCGTTAATCATACGACGCTTGACGATGCGAAGGACGGCACTACAGTGGCGATTCCGAACGACCCGGTCAATCAGGAGCGTGCGCTGCGTATTCTGGAGGAGCTGGGCTGGATCAAGATCAAAGAGGGTGCCGGGGTAGCGGACTTCAATGTGAACAGCGTCGAGCCGGACAAGTACAAGATTGACCTCAAGGTGCTGGACCCGGCGCAGATTCTGGTCTCGCTCCAGGACGTGGACTATGGTGTGGTGAACGGGAATTATATTGCCAATTCTCCGGATCATAAGATTACGGATGCGCTGAAGATTGAGAATACGCCGATGCAGCACAGAATCATTGTGTCGGTGAACAAGAAGGACCAGGACACCCAGTGGGCCAAGGATCTGAAGGCTGCCTATGAATCCAAAGAGTTCGAGGAATATATCCTGGGACAAGAGAAATATGCCGGGTTCATTCTGCCGGAAGCCTGGGCCAATAACTAA
- a CDS encoding uroporphyrinogen decarboxylase family protein: protein MSVWSKQDRFQAILSGELADRPIISGWRHFIDKEQNADDLAESTISFTKTYDWDWVKINPRATYLAEAWGNQYDFADYQTVFPRQLTTTVPAAANLWDLEVKKASQTASLLEHLDAVRKIRQGLPDTPLIQTVFSPLTVLLFIVGRSAYVTKTVFGIEQPVTLESLFTEHRAAAHHALHVIALTLADYVQELKHAGADGLFYAVTGTAHPGLFDAAKFDELSRPYDSIVLEAASYGKNILHTCGAHAQPEKFNDYRIDGISWDTEAEGNPGLDADLKATKVGGVDHGLFAGNDVEQIEQQAKAALDQMKNQPFILSPNCAIPLSVTDEALLRFKNTVLN from the coding sequence ATGAGTGTATGGAGCAAGCAGGACCGTTTTCAGGCGATATTATCCGGAGAACTCGCGGACCGGCCGATTATTAGCGGTTGGCGCCACTTTATAGACAAGGAGCAGAATGCGGACGACCTCGCGGAATCTACCATTTCGTTCACGAAGACCTATGACTGGGACTGGGTCAAAATCAACCCGAGAGCGACCTATCTCGCGGAAGCCTGGGGGAATCAATACGATTTTGCGGATTATCAGACCGTCTTTCCGAGACAGCTGACTACAACGGTTCCGGCCGCCGCGAATCTCTGGGATCTTGAGGTGAAAAAAGCAAGCCAGACCGCTTCGCTGCTGGAGCATTTGGACGCTGTCAGAAAAATTCGTCAGGGCTTGCCGGATACGCCGCTGATCCAGACGGTGTTCTCACCGCTGACTGTGCTGCTGTTCATCGTGGGACGCTCCGCTTACGTAACCAAGACCGTCTTCGGGATTGAGCAGCCGGTAACGCTGGAATCGCTGTTCACGGAACACCGGGCGGCGGCCCATCATGCGCTGCATGTGATCGCCTTAACCTTGGCTGATTATGTGCAGGAGCTGAAGCATGCGGGAGCCGATGGCTTGTTCTACGCCGTGACCGGAACCGCCCATCCAGGCCTGTTCGATGCCGCGAAGTTCGATGAGCTGTCGAGGCCGTATGACTCTATCGTCCTGGAGGCGGCAAGCTACGGCAAGAACATTTTACATACCTGCGGTGCCCATGCCCAGCCTGAGAAGTTCAACGATTACCGCATTGACGGAATCAGCTGGGATACGGAGGCTGAAGGGAACCCCGGGCTGGACGCGGACCTTAAGGCTACCAAGGTGGGCGGAGTGGATCACGGACTGTTCGCGGGCAATGATGTGGAGCAGATTGAACAGCAGGCCAAGGCCGCTCTGGACCAGATGAAGAATCAGCCGTTTATTCTATCGCCTAACTGTGCTATTCCGCTATCGGTTACAGATGAAGCTTTGCTCAGATTCAAGAATACAGTACTTAACTAG
- a CDS encoding methionine ABC transporter permease: MFSTSITSEQFLKAIIETIQMVGVSLFIGSLLGIPLGILLVITRPGGVLESKWLYTLLNPLINVIRSVPFIILLFAIIPLTRAIVHTSIGTSAAIVPLIIYIAPYIARLVENSLLEVNPGILEAAEAMGATPLQVIWYFLLPEAVGSLILSLTTATIGLIGATAMAGAVGGGGVGDLAIVYGYQRFDEVVMFATVIILIILVQGIQSLGNTLARKIRRY, encoded by the coding sequence ATGTTCTCAACATCGATCACAAGTGAGCAATTCCTGAAGGCTATTATCGAAACGATTCAGATGGTCGGAGTATCGCTGTTCATCGGCTCGCTGCTGGGGATTCCGCTGGGCATCCTGCTGGTCATTACCCGTCCGGGCGGCGTCCTGGAGAGCAAGTGGCTCTATACCTTACTGAATCCATTAATTAACGTCATCCGTTCAGTTCCGTTCATTATTCTGCTGTTTGCTATTATTCCGCTAACACGGGCAATTGTTCATACATCGATAGGGACCAGTGCCGCCATTGTTCCGCTGATTATCTATATCGCCCCCTACATCGCACGCCTGGTGGAGAATTCGCTGCTGGAAGTGAATCCGGGCATTCTCGAAGCTGCGGAGGCGATGGGCGCAACACCGCTGCAGGTGATCTGGTATTTTCTGCTGCCGGAGGCGGTGGGCTCGTTAATTCTCTCCCTGACTACAGCAACGATCGGGCTGATCGGGGCTACGGCAATGGCCGGGGCAGTAGGCGGCGGAGGGGTCGGCGACTTGGCGATTGTGTACGGGTATCAGCGTTTTGATGAGGTGGTCATGTTTGCGACGGTCATTATTCTGATCATTCTGGTGCAGGGCATTCAGTCCCTGGGCAACACATTGGCGCGCAAGATCCGCCGTTACTAG